The Vicia villosa cultivar HV-30 ecotype Madison, WI linkage group LG1, Vvil1.0, whole genome shotgun sequence genome includes a region encoding these proteins:
- the LOC131603547 gene encoding glycine-rich RNA-binding protein 4, mitochondrial — MALCSGSLCNPQIALLPRSVNLKQSQSEITFSTPTTLSLSISASNVLRHAPFPLFCCIADSTSSTSSVESHSPSSNKIFIKGLPLSTSEVHLAKVFSVFGEVTQVKLLKDKESGQSLGFAYIWFIDEESAQSAAKETNGKFFDGRFIYVTIAKPGSSKSLKRTKAYKF; from the exons ATGGCACTTTGTAGTGGCAGTTTATGCAACCCTCAAATTGCGCTGCTTCCCCGTTCCGTAAATTTGAAGCAATCACAGTCGGAAATCACGTTTTCAACTCCAACCACTCTTTCACTATCAATTTCTGCCTCCAACGTTCTTCGCCATGCCCCTTTTCCACTGTTTTGCTGCATAGCCGATTCCACCTCCTCCACGTCTTCTGTCGAATCTCATAGTCCTTCTTCAAACAAAATCTTCATCAAAG GGCTTCCCCTCTCAACCTCTGAAGTGCATTTAGCCAAAGTGTTTTCAGTGTTTGGTGAAGTCACTCAAG TCAAGCTTTTGAAAGATAAAGAATCTGGACAGTCTCTAGGATTTGCATACATTTGGTTTATAGATGAAGAGTCTGCACAATCGGCTGCAAAAGAGACGAATGGAAAG TTTTTTGATGGCAGGTTTATTTATGTTACAATTGCAAAGCCTGGAtcatcaaaaagtttgaaaaggaCAAAAGCCTACAAATTCTAA